The genomic DNA TTCGAGAAAGCATTGTTTTTAAAGACGTCGAATGATGTAGATGGTACAGTACATCAATGACATCATTTCTTTGGCCAATCTCACTAGGCGTCAACAAGCGACCTTCCAGCCATTCTTGTGCGGTCAAGGTATCGCCATCTCCTGTTCGCTTAGTCCACACTAATTTCGGCGTAATGCCTTCACGAGAGAGTGCAGCGAGCATTGGCGTTGTGTTCCTCTTGATAAAAACTTTGTCTTTATCACGCATGCCTATGTATGTTTTTCCTGTGTCACCTTTGATGGGGCGTAACCGCCACTCTTGGTCTAACTGAAACTCCATCGCGCATTCTCCCGTCCTCTACTATATGTTTGCAGTATCTATTATTCTAGTCGCCCAAGTCTTGAACGTCAAGCACATATACGTTCTTTTTCTATGTTTTACCCTCTAAAAAACCAACTTTTATCAAAATAAAAAAAGTCCCTAGTGATTTCTTCTTATTCATAAGGTTTAGCACACTCTTTTTTGTCCATGGAAAAAAAGAGGAAAGTTCGAAAAAACATAAAGTGATTTCGAACTTTCCTACAAGAATTCCTATTTATTTCTCATAAAAAAGTGAGGGTTCTCAGCTCACTTCAAACGTTACTTCTGAATTCCGAGCCAAGAAGATTCCTTTTTCTAGTCAAGCCACTTACTTTTCAAATGCTACTCCGCAATCTTCTTGATCCGAGATGGCACGTACCATTTGATTAAGAGTCCGTTGACAACAAGATAGACCAAGATAGGTAGCCATCTTTCATTCCCATCCAGAACAACAGCAGCGATCACTCCAAATAAAACAGCAACAAAAGTCAATAACCAAGTCAAAAGACGTTGGAGTGCTCCACTTTTTTGACTCTCTTGGATAGGATACAATTGGACCAAGATCATATAGCGAAACTGACTATATAAAGGTAATAATTGAAAGCCAATCAAATATAGAAATAATGATCCAATGCCTAAAGTAAAGTATAGATCGTTGATTCCGGCGATAATGATCGAGCCAATCACTGTTAAACGTACGTACAAGCCAATAAAGTCTGATCCTCTAGCAAAGCGACGAGCAAATAAATAAAGATACGTGTTTTTCGTTTCTTTCTTGATTCCTTGTAACACCGGATCAAGATAACGGCGCCTTTTGACTTTTGCGGTGATCTCTGGCACATCTGTAAACAAATTAATGAACTGATAGATTTGGTGCAAACGTTGTTTTTCTAATTGGATCATTTTTTCCCAGTCTAAATGAGCGGACATTTTTTTCCATAAGAACACATAATAGATCCCAGCTTGAATAGATGAAAGAATCAAGCCCAACCAAATATTCCCATAAAAAGAGAGGAGTAAGATACCAAATGACGAGACCCACCAACCATACTTAAACAAGTTTTTACGCGTTTCTTCCATACGATAAAAATCTGCTCGCTTCACTTGTAAATGACTAGACTTCAAACTCCATAGTATAAGTAGATAAACAAAAAACAGCGAAAATGGTTGTTGCGTTGAAACCACAACTAACGGCATCGCAAATCCACACACTAATCCTAGAAAAACCATAGGAAAAATACAAGAATAACGAAAAGCTCGTTGCAAATAGCCTTTCATTTCTTTTTCTTTCGGTAAAAGAAAAACTAAATCTGCTGGCTCCGCAAAAGTCGCGATTTTTCCAACGATCAAGCAAATCATCCAAATCAATGAGACGATGATACCTCCAATCGAAAAAGGAGCCTCGAGTGTTTTTAGCCAGTTAGAATAATAAAGGCCTAGACCCCCAATCAAAAATAAACAGACTAGTACAAAATGGTCGTTGAATACATAGCGTAAATATTTCATCATTTTTTTATGATGTTTTGCTAGTCTTTTTTGAAAAAAATCATTCATAACCTTGCTCCTTCGTCAATGCGATGTAGATTTCATCTAGGGATGCTTCCGGCATTCTAAAAGCAGTTTGCAACTCTGCTAACGTGCCATCTGCTCTGATTTCTCCTTCATGAAGAACAACAAAACGGTCACAATATTTTTCAGCAGTGGCTAAAATATGCGTAGACATCAAAATACCAGACCCCTCATTTTTCATCTCAACCATTAATTCCAACAAAGCATTGATGGCTAATGGATCAAGACCCAAAAAAGGCTCGTCGATGATATACAAAGATGGCTCAATCAAAAAAGCACACAAAATCATGACTTTTTGTTTCATCCCTTTTGAAAAATTCGCTGGAAACCACTCTAAACGATTAGACAAACGAAACGTGTGTAACAATTTTTCTGCCCGTTTCATCGCGATATCCATTGGAATGTTATAAGCCATCGCCGTTACCTCAATGTGTTCTTTTAAAGTAAGTTCTTCATATAATGAAGGAGTTTCTGGAATATAACCAATTTGTTTACGATAATTTTCTACATCCTTTTTAAGAGATAACTGATTGATTTCAATTTTACCTTTCGTTGGTTCAAGCAAACCGATAATATGCTTGATCGTTGTACTTTTTCCTGCTCCATTCAAACCAATCAACCCAACCATTTCTCCAGGTTGTACGTTAAAACTGATATCTTTCAAAACAGGTAAATGACCATAGCCACCTGTAACATGTTCGATTTTTAAACTCATATTTCTTCCTCCGTTAATATATTGTCTTCATTATACCACGAAGCAAATCACGTCCAATTATTTTTTACGTGCATTCTCATGAACTTATGTTAAAGTTGAGGTAACGAAACTTGAATAAAAGAAAGGTGTTTTTATATGGACAATTGTATTTTTTGTAAAATCATCAATCAAGAAATCCCTAGCTATAAAATCTATGAAGACGAGAAAATCTATGCGTTCTTAGATATCTCTCAATCAACTAAAGGACACACATTGATCATTCCTAAAGAACACGTAACTGATATCTTTGATTACAACGAGGAATTAGCCAGTGATGTCTTTGCCCGTATCCCAAAAATTGCTCGTTCCATCGAAAAAGCATTCCCGGAAATGGAAGGTTTAAATATTATCAATAATAATCGAGAACTAGCCTATCAAACCGTTTTTCATTCCCATATCCATTTAATTCCGCGTTATAGTAAACAAGATGACTTCTCCATTCACTTTGGAAACCATCAAGCAGATTATACAACGGAAGAAATGACTGCTATCCAAGAAAAAATCAAAGAGCAGGTGACGTTTCATGGTTAAAAATTTTCTAAAAGGATTAGTATTCGGTGCTGTTACCGGTGCAGCAGCAGGATTATTATTTGCACCACGTAGTGGAAATGAGACCAGAGAGAAATTGATTGCAGAATTAGATGAAGCAACTGAATTAACCAACGAATTAAATAACAGTTTAAATAATTTTAAACACGCGTTATCTGAAACAAAAAAAACAGCTGAAACTATTATTCCACCTTTTCAAGAATCAATCGAAAAAGACCTTGAAAATTTCAAATTCCAAGCAGAACCACGAGTTACACAAATCCAAGAACAAGTAGAAAAACTTTCGGCACATTTACCTGAAAGCTTGACAGACGTGCAATAATGATCAAAAATCAAGCACTTTTGATAACTATATGTCTTTTTCATGTACCTAGATGTATGGAATGTGACAAAAATTTGAATTTTGTTTGAAACTATCAGTCAGAACGTTTTTATTCGCTAATAGATATGGTATAGTAATATTTGTGAAAACCAATAATAAATTACAGGAGTGCAAAACTTAAATGAAAAAGAAAAAAATAATTTTAGCTGCGACAAGTGCGTTAGCTATTCTAACACTAGCAGCTTGTTCTGGTGGCGGGGATACAAACAAGGATATCGTAACCATGAAAGGCGGCACAATCACCGTCGCTGATTTTTATGAAAAAGCAAAATCTGAATCCGCTAACCAACAATTACTTCAACAAATGGTGATCTATGATGTATTCAATAGCAAATACAATGACAAAGTTTCAGATAAAGAAGTAGATGCTGAATATAATAAAACAAAAGAAACTTATGGTGACAGCTTCGAGACACAATTAGAATCTGCAGGATTTACAGAAGAAAGCTATAAAGAATTCCTTCGTAATAAGCTTGTCTTTAAAGCTGGGATCGAATCTCATGTGAAATTGACAGATGAAGACTTGAAGAAAACGTGGGAAACATTCCATCCAGAAGTAGAAGCACAAATCATCAAAGTTGCTAGTGAAGACGAAGCAAAAGAAGTTAAGAAATCAGCTGATGACGGCAAAGATTTCGAAGAACTAGCGAAAGAAAAATCAACAGATACAACTAAAGACGATGGTGGTAATATCAAGTTTGACTCAGAAACACAAACTGTTCCATCTGAAGTAAAAGAAGCTGCCTTCAAACTTAAAGACGGTGAGATCTCAGATGTGATCACTGCAACAAATCCTTCTACTTACGCAACAGAATACTATGTCGTTAAAATGGTGAAAAACCAAGATAAAGGAAACGACATGGATAAATTCAAAGATCAATTAGAAGAAATTGCGACTCAAGCAAAAGTAAATGACAGCGAATTTACAACAAAAGTAATCGGTGAAGAACTAAAAGAAGCGAATGTAAAAATCAAAGATGACGCATTCCAAAACATCTTGACACCATTTACTTCAGCTACGACAAGTACATCTTCAACTGAAGACTCAGCAACAGAAAGCTCAGCAACAAAGAGTTCTGAAACAAAATCAACTGATTCTACTGAAGCATCTGAAACAGAGCAAAGCACGACTGAATCAACAAACGAATAAGCACTATACGCTTCTAGACATTAAAAATACACGCTAGAGAAAATATAAAAAAAGTGGTTTAGGAAGAGAGAAGTCTTCCTAAACCACTTTTTTGAATACGATCAGTTCTCATTATCCATCTCTGCTAACGGAAAGTAAAAAATTCTTTGGGTTCATAAAAAAATGTTTGGGGAAATAGTCCTTTAGAACCACCTAAAAGCGAATAAACGACGGGAACAAAAATCCTCTCTTCGGAAATAAAGCGACATCCACAAAAGGTGAAAAACAACTTTCATGGATGTCGTCTTATTTATCGAGGCTAAATACTTCTGTCTCGACCTCTTTAAAACTAATGAGATGATATCAATAAATTGTTACGTATCTTTCATTATCTATCGAACAATTACCATCATTTCTGTTTTGGTACATAAAAACTACGATTATCAAGACCAAATATTCGATCTGTATATTTCCCTGGCTCTGTTTGACGAATTGCAGTAGACATCATTTGCATCGAAGCATCGATCGTGTCGATCTGGTGTAAGACTTCAGCTTCCATGATTCGAGGTCGAACAGGCGAACCATATTCTAACAATCCATGATGTGATAGAACCATATGACGTAAGATCAGCACATCTTCTTCTTCCTCACTGATTTTCAACGCTAAACAAGCTTTTGTGATTTCTTCGTCAATTAAAACTAAATGCCCTACTAAATTACCCGCTAATGTGTATTCTGTTGCCATTGAGCCGGACAACTCGATCACTTTTCCTAAATCATGTAAGATAATCCCCGCATAAAGTAGTGGGCGATTCAATTCAGGGTATTCATCAGCAATCGCTTTACCTAAGTGTAACATCGATACTGTATGATAAGCCAATCCACTAGCAAATGCGTGATGATTTCGTTTTGCTGCTGGATATTCAAAAAATTGTTTTTGGTATTTATTGAGTAAATAACGCACGATTCGATTCCAATGTGCATTTGTAATCTCAAATAGCAATTGGTTGATTTCTTCTTCCATTTCTTCTTTTCTTAATGGTGCTCTTTCCATGTACAAACTTGGATCACTCGGTTCATCAACTTTTGTTAAACGCATATGCAAGATTTTAACTTGAGGATTCCCTTGATAGACCTCGCGTTTACCATTTAAAAAAACAACTGTTCCAGGCGTAAATTTTTTGATCTCGTCCTCTGATGCATCCCAATATTTGCCATCAATTGTTCCTGATGTATCTTGAAATGTAAAAGCGATAAATTTCTTACCGTTCTTAGCGATTCTTACATCTGCATTTTTGATCAAAACGAATTGTTCGAATTGTTCATCAACGACTAATTCACGTATTTTTTTCACTATTTGCACCTTCTAACTTTCTCACAGATTGTTCTAGCTCATGATAATAGCTTACCATTTCTTGATCAGAAGACAAGCAGATTACTTGATAGGTTTTGCTAAATTCAGCTAGTAGTTTAGCTAAACGGTATTTTCTCTTATGGTCGTAGTGTAGCCAGCCATCATCAATGATCACTGGACAGATCGAACGTTTCGCTTCCAAAGCAAGATATGCAAAACGCATCGCCATGATCATCTGGTCCTTTGTCCCTGTCGATAGTTCATAAATTGGAAACTCATCTGTACCATTTGTTAATGTCAATGTATCGTTTTTCAATTGTATTTCTTGGTACTGTCGATCAGTTAGGATACTTAGATAGTCTCCAGCTAATTTGAGTAACTGTGGTAATTGCCGTTCACTTAATTCTGTCGAAAGATCACCTAAAAATGTCCCAGCAATCACTAAGCCGCCCCACTCTTCAAATAAAGTTTGTAGTTGAGCTTTTTGTAGACTTTCCTGTTGATATAATTCATCTAATGTCCCATCTTGTTGTAATCCCTCAATTTGCAACTGTAAGCGTTGACGTTGCTCACTTTTCCTACTTTCTTCCCTCTTTAGTTCTTGCAATCGTTCGGATTCACGAGCAATCTGAGTCTGCAACTGACTATAAGTAATGACAGTTTTAAAAATAGGGGAAAGAATATGCTCCAATTCTTCAAAACGTGCTTGTTGTTGCTTCGTTTGCTCCGCCTTTTGTAAAAAAATCGGTACTTCTGATGGGTAAGAAAGTTTTGCTTCAGTAAATTGTTCCTTGTATTCTTCTAACCACATTTTTTGTTTCTTTTTCAATGCGTTGATTTCTTGCTTCAACAAAGTATTTTGTTGATAACTTCTAGCATATTTCATTTGTTCCATTTCTTGGATGAACGTGGTTAATAGAGCCATTTTTTCCGAGAGAGATTTATGCTGGAGCGGTAACCATTCTTTTGCTAGGTCAAGTTCCCCTTCTATCTGTAAGAGTTGTTCCTGTATCTCTCGTTCTCGTTGTTGTTTTTTTTGAAAAACAGCATAAAGCTTTTGATAATCTGTTACTTCTTGGCCCTCATTTTTCATCGTTTCAATCGTGTTCATTATTCCTAATGAGTGATGATAGGCAAAATCAGCCACTGATTGTTCCATTTTTTGTTGCTTTCGTTTATTCTCATTGATTGTTTGAGTAATCTCTTCTAATTGTGCCAATACAATATCCAGTTGCCCTAGTTTCTCTTGCCACTTCCCTTTGATTTCTGGCAAATTTTGGTCTGTAGTGTTCTTAGATGTTCTACGAGTAAACGTATAGCCAACCACTCCCAAAGCAAGCAATGGCCCCAATATTTTTCCAGGCATAGGTAAGAACAAACCAATTACAGCTAACACTAACGCACCAATGTAAAATTTGAAAAAAGATTGTTTTTCTGGAACATCTTGGATCGGCCTTGTTTGGATCAGCGTTGGGTGGGCTAGTTCTAATTCATTGATCTCTGCTTCTAGTGTTTGTTGCTGTTCCTTCACAATATCAAAACGAATCGCTAACTGACTGTGTTCATCATTTAATTGTTGCACCAGCGTATACAAAGAACGCCACTCTGGATCATCAATAAATTCCTGTGGCCGTTGCAATCGATCCCAGCGCCAACGTTGTTCCAATATTTTTAATTCTGACGCTGTTTCCCTTGTCTCTACTTGCAGTCTCTGCCACTCATCCATTAATTGTTCAGTTGAAAATTGCTTTTGCTGTAGTGCTTTCAATTCTTGTTCTTGTTCTAAATAAAAATAATAACGTGCAGACTGCTGATCCATCCCACTATGTCGCTCTAACGAAGCCTCAAGTTCTTCCAGGCGTTCGTTCATTTGTTGATAACGTTTGGTAAATACTTCTAAATCTTGTATTAATGATTCATCCGGTACTTCAGCTAGCATATTTTTTTTCAGTGATTGCCACTCTTCATATAAAGAGAAATTCAATTCTTGTTGATGATACAACGTAAGTTTTTGATTGATTTGTTCGATATCATGTACTAAGAGCTGTTGTTGTTCCGCTAGTCGTTGTTCCTCCATGATCCATTCACTATAGATCGCCTCTTGCTCTTGCTTTTGATGAATCTTTTCTTGTAGTTGTTTCCATTCATTTAGTCGCTGATTAATCACTAATTTTTGACCTTTTCTTTTAAATAACTTATCAGCTGATTGATAATATTCTTGTCTTTTTTGAAAGACATGAGAACTTCCAGTGATCCCTAATGAGATCAACGCATCATGCAATTCTTTTTCTGTTAAATGAGCAAGTTCACTCAGTTGTTCTTGTTGAAATGTAAAAACCTGCTGGAATAACTCTTTCGTCAAAGGTGAAAGTAGTTTTTCTAAGAGTTCGTCACTTCCACTTTGACCATTGAATGTGACCTTCGACTTGCCTCGATTCTGTTGTTTATATCTTTCCACATAAATTTCTCCATGTATGG from Enterococcus mundtii includes the following:
- a CDS encoding ABC transporter permease gives rise to the protein MNDFFQKRLAKHHKKMMKYLRYVFNDHFVLVCLFLIGGLGLYYSNWLKTLEAPFSIGGIIVSLIWMICLIVGKIATFAEPADLVFLLPKEKEMKGYLQRAFRYSCIFPMVFLGLVCGFAMPLVVVSTQQPFSLFFVYLLILWSLKSSHLQVKRADFYRMEETRKNLFKYGWWVSSFGILLLSFYGNIWLGLILSSIQAGIYYVFLWKKMSAHLDWEKMIQLEKQRLHQIYQFINLFTDVPEITAKVKRRRYLDPVLQGIKKETKNTYLYLFARRFARGSDFIGLYVRLTVIGSIIIAGINDLYFTLGIGSLFLYLIGFQLLPLYSQFRYMILVQLYPIQESQKSGALQRLLTWLLTFVAVLFGVIAAVVLDGNERWLPILVYLVVNGLLIKWYVPSRIKKIAE
- a CDS encoding 3'-5' exoribonuclease YhaM family protein, with translation MKKIRELVVDEQFEQFVLIKNADVRIAKNGKKFIAFTFQDTSGTIDGKYWDASEDEIKKFTPGTVVFLNGKREVYQGNPQVKILHMRLTKVDEPSDPSLYMERAPLRKEEMEEEINQLLFEITNAHWNRIVRYLLNKYQKQFFEYPAAKRNHHAFASGLAYHTVSMLHLGKAIADEYPELNRPLLYAGIILHDLGKVIELSGSMATEYTLAGNLVGHLVLIDEEITKACLALKISEEEEDVLILRHMVLSHHGLLEYGSPVRPRIMEAEVLHQIDTIDASMQMMSTAIRQTEPGKYTDRIFGLDNRSFYVPKQK
- a CDS encoding ABC transporter ATP-binding protein encodes the protein MSLKIEHVTGGYGHLPVLKDISFNVQPGEMVGLIGLNGAGKSTTIKHIIGLLEPTKGKIEINQLSLKKDVENYRKQIGYIPETPSLYEELTLKEHIEVTAMAYNIPMDIAMKRAEKLLHTFRLSNRLEWFPANFSKGMKQKVMILCAFLIEPSLYIIDEPFLGLDPLAINALLELMVEMKNEGSGILMSTHILATAEKYCDRFVVLHEGEIRADGTLAELQTAFRMPEASLDEIYIALTKEQGYE
- a CDS encoding YtxH domain-containing protein, whose protein sequence is MVKNFLKGLVFGAVTGAAAGLLFAPRSGNETREKLIAELDEATELTNELNNSLNNFKHALSETKKTAETIIPPFQESIEKDLENFKFQAEPRVTQIQEQVEKLSAHLPESLTDVQ
- a CDS encoding ATP-binding protein, translated to MNILKIEIAAFGKWRQQTFDFTSGNQLIYGENEAGKSTIYQFIQAILFGFPSKGKKKKDYTPRDGSAYGGKLWLNHPIHGEIYVERYKQQNRGKSKVTFNGQSGSDELLEKLLSPLTKELFQQVFTFQQEQLSELAHLTEKELHDALISLGITGSSHVFQKRQEYYQSADKLFKRKGQKLVINQRLNEWKQLQEKIHQKQEQEAIYSEWIMEEQRLAEQQQLLVHDIEQINQKLTLYHQQELNFSLYEEWQSLKKNMLAEVPDESLIQDLEVFTKRYQQMNERLEELEASLERHSGMDQQSARYYFYLEQEQELKALQQKQFSTEQLMDEWQRLQVETRETASELKILEQRWRWDRLQRPQEFIDDPEWRSLYTLVQQLNDEHSQLAIRFDIVKEQQQTLEAEINELELAHPTLIQTRPIQDVPEKQSFFKFYIGALVLAVIGLFLPMPGKILGPLLALGVVGYTFTRRTSKNTTDQNLPEIKGKWQEKLGQLDIVLAQLEEITQTINENKRKQQKMEQSVADFAYHHSLGIMNTIETMKNEGQEVTDYQKLYAVFQKKQQREREIQEQLLQIEGELDLAKEWLPLQHKSLSEKMALLTTFIQEMEQMKYARSYQQNTLLKQEINALKKKQKMWLEEYKEQFTEAKLSYPSEVPIFLQKAEQTKQQQARFEELEHILSPIFKTVITYSQLQTQIARESERLQELKREESRKSEQRQRLQLQIEGLQQDGTLDELYQQESLQKAQLQTLFEEWGGLVIAGTFLGDLSTELSERQLPQLLKLAGDYLSILTDRQYQEIQLKNDTLTLTNGTDEFPIYELSTGTKDQMIMAMRFAYLALEAKRSICPVIIDDGWLHYDHKRKYRLAKLLAEFSKTYQVICLSSDQEMVSYYHELEQSVRKLEGANSEKNT
- a CDS encoding HIT family protein, which encodes MDNCIFCKIINQEIPSYKIYEDEKIYAFLDISQSTKGHTLIIPKEHVTDIFDYNEELASDVFARIPKIARSIEKAFPEMEGLNIINNNRELAYQTVFHSHIHLIPRYSKQDDFSIHFGNHQADYTTEEMTAIQEKIKEQVTFHG
- a CDS encoding peptidylprolyl isomerase, with product MKKKKIILAATSALAILTLAACSGGGDTNKDIVTMKGGTITVADFYEKAKSESANQQLLQQMVIYDVFNSKYNDKVSDKEVDAEYNKTKETYGDSFETQLESAGFTEESYKEFLRNKLVFKAGIESHVKLTDEDLKKTWETFHPEVEAQIIKVASEDEAKEVKKSADDGKDFEELAKEKSTDTTKDDGGNIKFDSETQTVPSEVKEAAFKLKDGEISDVITATNPSTYATEYYVVKMVKNQDKGNDMDKFKDQLEEIATQAKVNDSEFTTKVIGEELKEANVKIKDDAFQNILTPFTSATTSTSSTEDSATESSATKSSETKSTDSTEASETEQSTTESTNE